A single region of the Candidatus Hydrogenedentota bacterium genome encodes:
- a CDS encoding amidophosphoribosyltransferase: MNADRLAALIENPPPQYHPKPAGWERDDQVQDECGVFGVFGHAEAARLIYLGLYALQHRGQEGAGIVCSKDGALTAHRGVGLVSDVFKPHKLARVKGTHGIGHVRYSTFGSNNLHNVQPLVVSYARGSMAVAHNGNLVNAGQLRDTLEDIGAIFQSTTDSEVIIHHVSRSRGETFTDCVIEALSEVIGAYSVLVMNGEEIVAARDPHGFRPLWLGRLDGAYVLASETCALDLIDAVRVREIAPGEVVTINRDGIQSQFPFPPVTPKQCIFEYIYVSRPDSDIFGASVDEVRKNMGRELARTAPVEADLVMAVPDSSNPAALGYAHESSIPFDMGIIRNHYVGRTFIEPEQGIRDFGVRIKLNPSRSAIEGKRIVLVDDSIVRGTTAKKIIKMLRNHGAKEIHFRISSPPIINSCHYGIDTPNPSKLIAYNFSVEEIRQYLGVDSLAFLPIDALVRATGGDPECFCLGCFNNQYPTLIPGDFQLKVPVGRHVDHSTEVV, from the coding sequence ATGAACGCTGACCGGCTCGCCGCCCTGATCGAAAACCCGCCCCCGCAATACCACCCCAAACCCGCCGGCTGGGAACGGGACGACCAGGTCCAGGACGAGTGCGGCGTGTTCGGCGTGTTCGGGCATGCGGAAGCCGCGCGCCTGATCTACCTCGGCCTCTACGCCCTCCAGCACCGCGGCCAGGAAGGCGCCGGGATCGTCTGCTCGAAGGACGGCGCCCTCACCGCGCACCGCGGCGTCGGCCTCGTTTCCGATGTCTTCAAGCCCCATAAGCTCGCGCGCGTTAAGGGCACCCACGGCATCGGCCATGTCCGCTATTCCACATTCGGCAGCAACAACCTCCACAACGTCCAACCCCTCGTCGTAAGCTACGCACGCGGCTCCATGGCCGTCGCCCACAACGGAAACCTCGTCAATGCCGGCCAGCTCCGCGACACCCTCGAGGACATCGGCGCCATCTTCCAATCCACCACGGACAGCGAGGTAATCATCCACCATGTCTCCCGGTCGCGCGGGGAGACGTTTACCGACTGCGTCATCGAAGCCCTTAGCGAGGTTATCGGCGCCTACTCCGTCCTCGTCATGAACGGCGAGGAAATCGTCGCCGCGCGCGACCCGCACGGCTTCCGCCCCCTCTGGCTCGGCCGCCTCGACGGCGCCTACGTCCTCGCCAGCGAAACCTGCGCCCTCGACCTCATCGACGCGGTCCGCGTCCGCGAAATCGCGCCCGGCGAAGTCGTCACCATCAACCGCGACGGCATCCAAAGCCAATTCCCCTTCCCGCCGGTCACGCCGAAGCAGTGCATCTTCGAGTACATCTACGTCTCCCGGCCCGACAGCGATATCTTCGGCGCCAGCGTCGACGAAGTCCGCAAGAACATGGGCCGCGAACTCGCCCGCACCGCACCCGTCGAAGCCGACCTCGTCATGGCGGTGCCCGACTCCTCCAACCCCGCCGCCCTCGGCTACGCCCACGAATCCAGCATCCCCTTCGACATGGGCATCATCCGCAACCACTACGTCGGCCGCACCTTCATCGAACCCGAGCAGGGCATCCGCGATTTCGGCGTCCGCATCAAGCTCAACCCCTCCCGCAGCGCCATCGAAGGCAAGCGCATCGTCCTCGTCGACGACAGCATCGTCCGCGGCACCACCGCCAAGAAGATCATCAAAATGCTCCGCAACCACGGCGCAAAGGAAATCCACTTCCGCATCTCATCGCCGCCCATCATCAATTCCTGCCACTACGGCATCGACACCCCCAACCCCAGCAAACTCATCGCCTACAACTTCTCCGTCGAAGAAATCCGCCAATACCTCGGCGTCGACTCCCTCGCCTTTCTCCCCATCGACGCCCTCGTCCGCGCCACCGGCGGCGACCCCGAATGCTTCTGCCTCGGCTGCTTCAACAACCAATACCCCACCCTCATCCCCGGCGACTTCCAGCTCAAAGTCCCCGTCGGCCGCCACGTCGACCACAGCACGGAAGTCGTTTAG
- a CDS encoding dihydrodipicolinate synthase family protein codes for MKPLQPHEIRGNWATLLLAWNGDDTLDLPRVAREIDALIAFRVSGVYSCGTAGEFHTLTESEFDAVSALLAEKCEAGGIPFQLGASHMSAQLSLGRARRAAALQPGAIQVILPDWCPLTDEEAIAFLRRVAEATDPVPLVLYNPPHAKRVLEPAEFAPLSREVPALAGIKTAAGDAVWYAAMRSHIRHLSVFVPGHRLATGIREGAHGAYSNAACLHPGAAQRWYECMLKDIDAALELESRLGAFMAEHIVPFITRDGYCPAACDRLLAQIGNWADVGARMRWPYRAIPVQEAKRLRPIARDLVPEFVSEPT; via the coding sequence ATGAAGCCCCTCCAACCCCACGAAATTCGCGGCAACTGGGCCACCCTGCTCCTCGCCTGGAACGGGGACGACACCCTGGATCTTCCGCGCGTCGCCCGCGAAATCGACGCGCTGATCGCGTTTCGCGTCAGCGGCGTGTATAGCTGCGGCACGGCGGGGGAGTTCCATACCCTTACCGAAAGTGAATTCGACGCCGTCAGCGCGCTGCTCGCCGAAAAATGCGAGGCCGGGGGAATCCCGTTTCAGCTTGGCGCCAGCCACATGAGCGCGCAACTCTCGCTCGGGCGCGCGCGGCGCGCAGCCGCCCTCCAACCCGGCGCAATTCAGGTCATCCTCCCGGATTGGTGCCCGCTCACCGACGAGGAGGCCATCGCATTCCTCCGCCGCGTCGCAGAGGCCACGGACCCGGTCCCGCTGGTGCTCTACAATCCGCCGCACGCCAAGCGCGTGCTGGAGCCCGCCGAATTCGCCCCGCTTTCGCGGGAGGTCCCCGCGCTCGCCGGGATCAAGACCGCCGCCGGGGACGCCGTGTGGTACGCCGCCATGCGATCGCATATCCGGCACCTGAGCGTATTCGTCCCGGGCCACCGGCTCGCCACGGGCATTCGCGAGGGCGCGCACGGAGCCTACTCCAACGCCGCCTGCCTGCACCCCGGGGCGGCCCAGCGCTGGTACGAATGCATGTTGAAGGATATCGACGCCGCCCTCGAACTCGAATCGCGCCTCGGCGCGTTCATGGCCGAGCACATTGTCCCCTTCATCACGCGAGACGGCTACTGCCCCGCCGCCTGCGATCGCCTGCTCGCGCAAATCGGCAACTGGGCGGACGTGGGGGCGCGGATGCGCTGGCCCTACCGCGCCATACCCGTACAAGAGGCCAAGCGGCTGCGTCCAATCGCCCGCGATCTCGTGCCGGAATTCGTATCTGAGCCAACGTGA
- a CDS encoding phosphoribosylaminoimidazolesuccinocarboxamide synthase codes for MTQAICETSLPGRAPDSRGKVRDLYDLGDRLLLVATDRISAFDWVNPVGIPDKGKILTQISLFWFEQLDGIVRNHLISADLKDFPPEFQAHPEMFDGRSMLVKKCAMFPVEFVIRGYLAGSGLKEYQERGTVCDIPLPPGLVESSKLETPIYTPATKSNDGHDINISPEKAGEIIGAEWNTKASDAALRAYERGRDVAAERGIILCDTKFEFGVLDGDLILADEALTPDSSRFWPAATYQPGVGQPSFDKQFVRDYLSSTGWDKNSPQPPLPDDVVVKTREKYFEAYHLLTGKKDL; via the coding sequence ATGACCCAAGCCATTTGCGAGACGTCGTTGCCGGGCCGGGCGCCGGATTCCCGGGGCAAGGTGCGCGATCTCTACGATCTCGGCGATCGCCTGCTCCTGGTGGCGACGGACCGGATTTCGGCGTTCGACTGGGTCAACCCGGTGGGCATTCCGGACAAAGGCAAGATTCTCACCCAAATCTCCCTGTTCTGGTTTGAACAGCTGGACGGAATCGTCAGGAATCACCTGATTTCGGCCGATCTCAAGGATTTTCCCCCGGAATTTCAGGCCCACCCGGAAATGTTTGACGGCCGTTCGATGTTGGTTAAGAAGTGTGCGATGTTTCCGGTGGAATTCGTGATCCGCGGCTACCTGGCGGGCAGCGGCCTGAAGGAGTACCAGGAACGCGGGACAGTCTGCGATATTCCCCTGCCGCCGGGGCTGGTGGAGTCGAGCAAGCTGGAGACGCCGATTTACACGCCCGCGACCAAGTCGAACGATGGCCACGACATCAACATCAGCCCGGAAAAAGCCGGCGAGATCATTGGCGCGGAATGGAACACGAAGGCCTCGGACGCGGCCCTGCGCGCGTATGAGCGGGGCCGGGACGTGGCGGCGGAGCGCGGCATCATTCTTTGCGACACGAAATTCGAGTTTGGCGTGCTGGACGGCGATCTGATTCTCGCCGACGAGGCGCTTACGCCGGACTCGTCACGATTCTGGCCCGCCGCGACCTACCAGCCCGGCGTCGGCCAGCCGAGCTTTGACAAGCAGTTTGTTCGCGACTACCTGTCGAGCACCGGGTGGGACAAGAACTCCCCGCAGCCGCCGCTTCCGGACGACGTGGTGGTGAAGACGCGGGAAAAATACTTCGAAGCCTACCACCTGCTGACCGGGAAAAAGGACCTCTGA
- a CDS encoding alpha/beta hydrolase: MHPATTRTLLRHTRAALLLLALLPAAAQESPDLEGTGLNFDTDVPYGAQSPAQILDILYPADPAADPRPAVVHIHGGGWYTGGKGGQSTFNLLKALADRGYAGVSIAYRLSDEAKFPAAVEDARLAIRWLRANASAYRIDPDHIGAIGASAGGHLSAMLAVTADAAEFDGASGLTEHSSAIQAAVPVCGPMDLRQPLSFSFGLENDEVVIRFLGGTPIDLPEPARRASPAAYVRPGLPPMLLIHGTDDRRVELEQSTRFADALIAAGSPAELIAVQGGKHGMGIAREPEMVQRIFVFFDQHLKE, from the coding sequence ATGCATCCAGCCACGACCCGCACACTCCTGCGCCACACCCGCGCCGCACTGCTCCTCCTCGCCCTCCTTCCCGCCGCCGCCCAGGAGAGCCCCGATCTCGAGGGAACCGGCCTCAACTTCGATACCGACGTGCCCTATGGCGCCCAGTCCCCCGCGCAGATTCTCGACATTCTCTATCCCGCCGACCCCGCCGCCGATCCCCGCCCCGCCGTCGTCCACATCCACGGCGGCGGCTGGTACACCGGCGGCAAGGGCGGCCAATCCACCTTCAACCTTCTCAAGGCCCTCGCCGACCGCGGCTACGCCGGCGTTTCCATCGCCTACCGCCTCTCGGACGAAGCCAAATTCCCCGCCGCCGTCGAAGACGCCCGCCTCGCCATCCGCTGGCTCCGCGCCAACGCCAGCGCCTACCGCATCGACCCCGACCACATCGGCGCGATCGGCGCCTCCGCCGGCGGGCACCTCTCCGCCATGCTTGCCGTCACCGCCGACGCCGCGGAATTCGACGGCGCCAGCGGCCTGACCGAACATTCCAGCGCCATCCAGGCCGCCGTGCCCGTCTGCGGCCCCATGGACCTCCGCCAGCCCCTCTCCTTCAGCTTCGGCCTCGAAAACGACGAGGTCGTCATCCGCTTCCTCGGCGGAACCCCCATCGACCTCCCCGAACCCGCGCGCCGCGCCTCCCCCGCCGCCTACGTCCGCCCCGGCCTCCCCCCCATGCTGCTCATCCACGGCACCGACGATCGCCGCGTGGAACTCGAACAATCCACCCGCTTCGCCGACGCCCTCATAGCCGCCGGATCCCCCGCCGAACTCATCGCCGTGCAGGGCGGCAAACACGGCATGGGTATCGCCCGCGAACCGGAGATGGTCCAGCGCATTTTTGTTTTTTTTGACCAACACCTGAAGGAATGA
- a CDS encoding 6-phospho-beta-glucosidase, which yields MKFTIIGGGSSYTPELLDGLFSRLDAIPVKEVWMMDLDNDRLQINAGFARRMAEKHGNPFTVHTTTDMREAVAGAKYVITQIRVGQMQARIEDERLGLRHNIVGQETTGVGGFACALRTIPRILDVAHAMEELAPDGYLLNFTNPAGIVTEAVLKHSTIKSVGLCNVPIGMIMETIKYFGGEVADIELDYVGLNHLSWVRQFKRKGEDVTAGILEKFFENARSEWEHEITRNNMIAAMSSLGMFCNYYLQYFYSTDTVLETIKAKPKTRGEEVLEIEAALFKKYADPNLNEKPEELGKRGGAHYSTAAFYLIDGIENDRQNRQIVCCRNNGAIPTFDDDVSVEVSAIIGKDGAKAIPQSAPEPPIRGLMQHVKAYETMTVQAAVTGDREAAFQALLLNPLTPNATGCRALLDDLLEVNKPHLQGTFF from the coding sequence ATGAAGTTTACCATTATCGGTGGCGGCAGTTCCTATACCCCCGAGCTCCTCGACGGCCTCTTTTCCCGTCTCGACGCCATCCCCGTCAAAGAAGTCTGGATGATGGATCTGGACAACGATCGCCTCCAGATCAACGCGGGCTTCGCGCGCCGGATGGCGGAGAAGCACGGCAACCCCTTTACCGTGCATACCACCACGGACATGCGCGAAGCGGTTGCGGGCGCGAAGTATGTGATCACGCAGATCCGCGTGGGGCAGATGCAGGCCCGCATCGAGGACGAACGCCTGGGCCTGCGGCACAACATCGTGGGCCAGGAAACCACCGGCGTGGGCGGCTTCGCCTGCGCGCTTCGGACGATTCCCCGGATTCTGGACGTCGCCCACGCGATGGAAGAGCTGGCGCCGGACGGCTACCTCCTCAACTTCACGAATCCCGCCGGTATCGTGACAGAAGCCGTGCTCAAGCACAGCACGATCAAGAGCGTCGGCCTGTGCAATGTGCCCATCGGCATGATCATGGAGACGATAAAGTATTTCGGGGGCGAAGTCGCCGATATCGAGCTGGATTACGTGGGCCTGAACCACCTGAGCTGGGTGCGCCAGTTCAAGCGCAAAGGCGAGGACGTCACGGCCGGGATATTGGAGAAGTTCTTCGAGAATGCCCGCTCCGAATGGGAACACGAGATCACGCGGAACAACATGATCGCCGCGATGAGCAGCCTGGGCATGTTCTGCAACTACTATCTCCAGTATTTCTACTCGACGGACACCGTGCTGGAGACGATCAAGGCGAAGCCGAAGACGCGCGGGGAGGAGGTGCTGGAGATTGAGGCGGCCCTCTTCAAGAAGTACGCCGACCCGAACCTGAACGAGAAGCCCGAGGAACTGGGCAAGCGCGGCGGCGCGCACTACTCGACCGCGGCGTTTTACCTCATCGACGGCATCGAGAACGACCGCCAGAACCGCCAGATCGTGTGCTGCCGCAACAACGGCGCGATTCCGACCTTTGACGACGACGTGTCGGTGGAGGTCAGCGCGATCATCGGCAAGGACGGCGCGAAAGCAATCCCCCAGAGCGCGCCGGAGCCGCCGATCCGCGGGCTGATGCAGCATGTGAAGGCGTACGAGACGATGACGGTGCAGGCGGCGGTGACGGGCGATCGCGAGGCGGCGTTCCAGGCGCTGCTGCTGAATCCGCTGACGCCCAACGCCACCGGCTGCCGCGCGCTGCTCGACGACCTGCTGGAGGTCAACAAGCCGCACCTCCAGGGCACGTTCTTCTAA
- a CDS encoding Gfo/Idh/MocA family oxidoreductase, protein MKLPISPPHFSRRDFIRRTAALGGLAIAPNILVRAAHAKSAAGNRLGVGVIGVGGRGRRVMQAFLEQPDTQVLAVCDCYADRRAQAAAQVNQYYKNEACAEYIDFRELLAREDIDVVLIATGDNWHSGISLEAARAGKDMFCEKPMSVTISESRAVADTMKRLGRIYQCGTQRRSIGNFQFACELARSGKLGNLTELHAEEAPGMKILKDTVLPEEPEPAREVFDWDMWLGPSLWRPYNHEYPTRGFWSDHVDWSGASITEWGSHTVDLCQWANSSDHTGPVEFWKEGERWVGRYESGTKLIIRNGLRFGSCPVRFEGDEGWVETGDSGEIEAHPKSLLGNRGFEGGYPPENHVRAFLDSVYSRVQCVSDAETAHRSISACHVANMVKRLGRPVKWDPITETCPDDPEANRLISRAYREPWYL, encoded by the coding sequence ATGAAACTTCCCATTTCCCCTCCCCATTTCTCTCGCCGCGATTTCATCCGCCGTACCGCCGCCCTGGGCGGGCTGGCCATCGCGCCCAACATCCTCGTTCGCGCGGCGCATGCGAAGTCCGCCGCCGGCAACCGGCTGGGTGTCGGCGTGATCGGCGTCGGCGGGCGCGGGCGCCGCGTAATGCAGGCGTTTCTCGAACAGCCGGACACGCAGGTGCTGGCGGTGTGCGATTGTTATGCGGACCGGCGCGCGCAGGCGGCGGCGCAGGTGAACCAGTATTACAAGAATGAGGCCTGCGCGGAGTACATTGATTTCCGCGAACTGCTCGCCCGCGAGGATATCGACGTGGTGCTTATCGCCACTGGCGACAACTGGCATTCGGGCATCTCGCTCGAAGCGGCGCGCGCCGGCAAGGACATGTTTTGCGAGAAGCCGATGAGCGTGACGATTTCGGAGTCGCGCGCGGTCGCCGATACGATGAAGCGCCTGGGACGCATCTACCAGTGCGGCACGCAGCGGCGCAGCATCGGGAATTTCCAGTTCGCCTGCGAACTCGCGCGCAGCGGCAAGCTGGGCAACCTGACGGAGCTCCACGCCGAAGAAGCGCCGGGCATGAAAATCCTCAAGGACACGGTGCTTCCAGAGGAACCGGAACCCGCGCGCGAGGTTTTCGACTGGGACATGTGGCTTGGGCCGTCACTCTGGCGCCCCTACAACCACGAATACCCGACCCGCGGCTTCTGGAGCGATCACGTCGACTGGAGCGGCGCCTCCATCACCGAATGGGGCAGCCACACGGTGGATTTGTGCCAGTGGGCGAACAGTTCCGACCACACCGGCCCGGTGGAGTTCTGGAAGGAAGGCGAGCGCTGGGTGGGCCGCTACGAAAGCGGTACAAAGCTCATCATCCGGAACGGCCTGCGCTTCGGATCGTGCCCCGTGCGCTTTGAGGGCGACGAGGGCTGGGTGGAAACCGGCGACTCCGGCGAAATCGAGGCCCATCCGAAATCCCTCCTGGGCAACCGTGGCTTTGAAGGCGGCTACCCGCCCGAGAATCACGTCCGCGCGTTTCTCGATAGTGTCTATTCGCGGGTTCAGTGCGTTTCGGACGCGGAGACGGCGCACCGCAGCATCTCGGCGTGCCACGTGGCGAACATGGTGAAGCGGCTGGGCCGCCCGGTGAAGTGGGATCCGATCACGGAGACCTGCCCGGACGATCCGGAAGCGAACCGTTTGATTTCCCGTGCCTACCGCGAACCCTGGTACCTGTAA